AACAAAAAAAGCATTAAAAAGTCTTTTAAGTAAATATGATATCATTCTTATTTCAGGAGGTATTTCGGTTGGTGATTATGATTTTGTAAAAGAAGCATTATTGCAGAATGATGTGACGGAACTTTTCTATAAAATCAATCAGAAACCTGGAAAACCAATGTTCTTTGGGTCTAAGAATGAAACTTTAGTTTTTGCCCTTCCCGGAAATCCGGCTTCATCGCTGACAAATTTTTATGTTTATGCTGCGCCGGCTGTAAAGAAAAGAATGGGGTTTTCTGAAATTTACAGACCAAAAGTAGTCCGAAAGTTAAACTCAGATATTAAAAATAATAGTGGAAAAACGCTTTTTTTAAAAGCAAAATATGATGAAACGAGCGTAACAGTTTTAGAAGGACAAAGCTCTGCCATGCTTAACACTTTTGCTGTTGCCAACAGTTTATTAATTGTTCCAGAAAATGTAGAAAGTTATCAAAAGGATCAGTTAGTAACCTTACTGCCGATTGATTAGATTTCTTTTTAGGAAGATAGAATAAAGAGGAAAGAAAATAGATTTTGGAGCTGATGTTAAAAAGCACTATGTGTTTAAAAACATATAGGATAAATTTTGTGCTAACATAGTAAGTGTTTTTCAGCCGCTGGATGCAGAGTAAGAAAACCTGAAACCTGAAACAAAGATAACCTCAAACAATAAATAAAATAGCAAATGAAAACAACAGTATTTATTCTTTGCGGTGGAAAAAGCTCCAGAATGCAGTCAGAAAAAGGGCTGGTTTTGTTTCAGGAGAAACCATTTATTGAGCATATCATTAAGGCAATACTGCCTATTACCGACCAGATAAAATTAATTACGGCATCAAAAGAATACGATTATCTGCCGTATGAAAAAATACCGGATTTAATTGTAGACAAAGGTCCGCTAGGAGGAATTTACACGGCATTATCACATTCTGAAACCGAATTTAATCTAATATTGAGCTGTGATATTCCGTTAATTTCAACTGAACTGCTGCAGGAATTAATTTCAAAACATACAAAAGAAGCCAAAATAACAGTATTTGCTTCCGAAAGTAAAACACATCCTTTAATTGGGATTTATTCAAAAAACATAGTATCGGTTATAAAAGAAGCAATCGATTCCAACGAATTAAAAATGATGGATCTGCTGGCTAAATTGCCTCATCAGATTATAAATATAGACGAAAGTGAAAACTTTCATTTAACGAATATTAATTCGGCTGACGAATTAAACGATCTGAATATCAATTTAACTTAAAGACTATGCGAAATTTTAAAACACCAAAATTGACGATTGTAGGTGCAGGTCCGGGCGATGTTGAATTGATAACAATTAAAGCAGTTAAAGCTTTAGAAAGTGCCGATGTGGTTTTGTATGATGCTCTTGTAAACGAACAATTACTTGAATATGCATCAAAAGCAGAAATTGTTTTTGTTGGAAAACGTTTGGGCTGTCATGCTTACACGCAGGAT
This portion of the Flavobacterium gelatinilyticum genome encodes:
- a CDS encoding molybdenum cofactor guanylyltransferase, which gives rise to MKTTVFILCGGKSSRMQSEKGLVLFQEKPFIEHIIKAILPITDQIKLITASKEYDYLPYEKIPDLIVDKGPLGGIYTALSHSETEFNLILSCDIPLISTELLQELISKHTKEAKITVFASESKTHPLIGIYSKNIVSVIKEAIDSNELKMMDLLAKLPHQIINIDESENFHLTNINSADELNDLNINLT